A genomic region of Lytechinus pictus isolate F3 Inbred chromosome 2, Lp3.0, whole genome shotgun sequence contains the following coding sequences:
- the LOC129254999 gene encoding uncharacterized protein LOC129254999 produces MQDIDLHSLECSICLKTINEPKLLTCSHTFCKSCLEKLSDAQVNRSILPCPICKKTTAVPKGEIGNLQTYQALQSVVDDLKNQRHPCTSCEKAPLAKVHCQECGKYMCDDCQKIHKQWGTFSQHQVVDITDFCSGKLQLKKRATCKKHPTADASCFCIDCRMYICFCELLEHSRQTHEILKVEEHEGDVRENIEGLRARASMRKNTINKYAAYVEEQQQRLDSLLGQMNEQIDEAYELSVKRLTERKAILKNDVKHRINQLEVSLKDMLESSHQQNIHVDAATELVSHGLNNPLEKESLTAHDTLCEELSRILDRDNPDYKQPTIAAKLGEKIQFKRNEGNNELDLGRVQVADWAAKQVEFPVKNSIVAMSTLPDGTMALASNQGGVDIFDVEGRVVRSVLKNTKLRVMATLKNGSLVARDKANTITIYNKSGELVKHHRFETSRYDVAGAGDLAVDNYDDIYVGYRNAKCIQIFNSEGGGCHHEIPCDGYEPSQVFPLKTKKQLLVQSHSNSVRLIDFHGNKMHEVTLFDNIYGYPAVSDNDDIVIAWVKHDEGLVSIDLYNSELKHDQTLIADYKIEKPEKRHWYSLELFKGENNKKDYPPKCIAFCTPDRMYIFKEAMTAANV; encoded by the coding sequence ATGCAGGACATTGATCTGCATAGCTTGGAGTGCTCTATTTGCCTCAAGACTATCAATGAACCCAAACTCCTGACCTGCTCTCACACCTTTTGCAAGTCATGTCTAGAGAAATTGTCTGATGCACAGGTGAACCGATCTATTCTACCATGTCCCATCTGCAAGAAGACAACAGCCGTCCCCAAGGGAGAAATCGGTAATCTACAGACCTACCAGGCTCTTCAGTCGGTGGTTGATGACCTGAAGAATCAACGCCACCCTTGTACATCATGTGAGAAGGCACCTTTAGCTAAAGTACATTGCCAGGAATGTGGCAAGTACATGTGCGACGACTGTCAGAAGATCCATAAGCAGTGGGGTACCTTTTCCCAGCATCAGGTGGTGGATATTACCGATTTTTGCTCGGGCAAGTTACAGCTCAAGAAGAGAGCCACGTGTAAGAAACACCCAACTGCTGATGCATCCTGCTTCTGTATTGATTGCCGTATGTACATCTGCTTTTGTGAGTTGCTCGAGCATTCCAGGCAGACCCATGAGATCTTGAAAGTCGAGGAGCACGAGGGGGATGTGAGAGAAAACATCGAGGGTTTGAGAGCCAGAGCTTCGATGAGGAAGAACACCATAAACAAATACGCTGCCTATGTGGAGGAGCAACAGCAACGTTTAGACAGCCTCTTGGGCCAGATGAATGAGCAGATCGACGAGGCATACGAGCTTTCAGTGAAACGACTGACAGAGAGGAAGGCAATACTGAAGAACGATGTGAAACACCGAATCAATCAGCTGGAGGTGTCTTTGAAGGACATGCTGGAATCAAGTCACCAACAAAATATCCATGTAGATGCTGCCACCGAGCTGGTTAGCCATGGCCTCAATAATCCTCTGGAAAAGGAATCTCTGACAGCTCATGACACACTCTGCGAGGAACTCTCAAGGATCCTTGATAGGGATAACCCTGACTACAAACAACCAACAATAGCTGCCAAGCTAGGAGAGAAAATCCAATTCAAGAGAAATGAGGGTAACAATGAACTTGATCTTGGTCGAGTGCAGGTAGCCGATTGGGCAGCAAAGCAAGTTGAATTTCCAGTGAAAAACAGCATTGTTGCAATGTCTACCCTGCCTGATGGTACTATGGCTTTGGCTAGTAATCAAGGAGGTGTCGACATATTTGATGTTGAAGGGCGTGTCGTTAGATCTGTTCTAAAGAATACGAAGCTGCGAGTAATGGCAACCCTCAAGAATGGTTCTTTAGTTGCACGTGACAAGGCAAACACCATCACTATTTACAACAAGTCAGGTGAGCTAGTTAAACACCACCGCTTCGAAACCTCGCGGTACGACGTGGCTGGAGCAGGCGATCTAGCAGTAGACAACTACGATGATATCTACGTTGGTTACAGGAATGCCAAGtgcattcaaattttcaacagCGAAGGTGGCGGGTGTCACCATGAAATTCCATGTGATGGCTATGAGCCCAGTCAGGTGTTCCCTCTCAAGACCAAAAAGCAGTTGCTGGTGCAGAGCCACTCCAACTCTGTAAGGCTGATCGATTTCCACGGCAACAAGATGCACGAAGTCACTCTCTTCGATAACATCTACGGTTACCCTGCCGTGTCAGATAATGACGACATCGTCATCGCCTGGGTGAAGCATGATGAAGGCTTAGTAAGCATCGACTTGTACAACAGCGAATTGAAGCATGACCAGACGCTCATTGCCGATTACAAGATAGAGAAGCCAGAAAAGCGCCACTGGTACTCCCTGGAGCTCTTCAaaggagaaaacaacaaaaaggACTATCCGCCAAAGTGCATTGCCTTCTGTACTCCAGACCGGATGTACATCTTCAAAGAGGCCATGACGGCTGCAAATGTGTAG